In Streptomyces sp. DG2A-72, one genomic interval encodes:
- a CDS encoding DUF2000 domain-containing protein gives MSEQPLRFDTKIAVLLRDDLEPWQRLNVTAFLVSGLGAQLPEVIGEPYEDADGVLYLPMFRQPVLVFEATKETLTAAHARVLSRSLPRAVFTSDLFTTGNDRDNRAAVRAVPTGELDLVGLAVYGPRNAVDKAVKGARMHP, from the coding sequence ATGAGCGAGCAACCCCTCCGTTTCGACACGAAGATCGCCGTCCTCCTGCGCGACGACCTGGAGCCCTGGCAGCGCCTGAACGTCACCGCGTTCCTGGTCAGCGGCCTGGGCGCCCAGCTCCCCGAGGTGATCGGCGAGCCCTACGAGGACGCGGACGGCGTCCTGTACCTGCCGATGTTCCGTCAGCCCGTCCTGGTCTTCGAGGCCACCAAGGAGACCCTGACGGCAGCCCACGCGCGCGTGCTGTCCCGTTCCCTCCCGCGCGCGGTCTTCACCTCCGACCTCTTCACCACCGGCAACGACCGCGACAACCGGGCGGCGGTGCGCGCCGTGCCGACGGGGGAGCTGGACCTGGTGGGGCTGGCGGTGTACGGGCCGCGGAACGCGGTGGACAAGGCGGTGAAGGGGGCGCGGATGCATCCGTGA